In a single window of the Bactrocera dorsalis isolate Fly_Bdor chromosome 2, ASM2337382v1, whole genome shotgun sequence genome:
- the LOC125776171 gene encoding glial fibrillary acidic protein-like, whose protein sequence is MSNTADMVQRKGDLRVERITFEKKLRVEDADTMIGVIEQAIERRSKRIQSTIADAKININNKDETEIENYEHRLKFYWSCMEGDIAKLAMKYKKPQLQKFSGEFREWQPFKELFEEYVHNNKDISDSKKMSYLKSCIQGDARLMVSHLITESGANYNTAWELLAHRYDNVRKQFNEQLKMEMEKAQTSLSDYQAFAQEKFAALESQLEAQDVEHKRTLDSYRLEIDNKLSQKQQQLDEAEQRELKLKERFNLLAISEQELCEKLTSTENAYAARFQAATEREHNLNERVQALTKELNGLRASNENRERELRDKLNLSQDEISVLRSSQRSFNETLDRSSGISSPSELARLQSEADSLHCVLELKQKEISKLTKHNEELMRDAEERGILQSKISLLESNNEMLKSELDIKLEKEKDFLRKINYKTKGQKESWRATTGRQDGRELSFTDERMDLEPPDEEPNEDKTIKDADDGGMTMEDAVLNLRAKKKRMGCLPIIHIQQLPKGECSEEENTKVRKKKPHIKGTPSSDVKDEKSAGYRFNEFAEIVMNKLIQHRKNAQVRPKTSICNNFVVDENQLRSQLRI, encoded by the exons atgtcgaaCACTGCGGACATGGTACAAAGGAAAGGCGATCTACGCGTAGAAAGGATCACTTTTGAGAAGAAGCTACGCGTAGAAGACGCAGATACAATGATAGGCGTTATAGAGCAGGCAATTGAAAGAAGATCGAAAAGAATTCAATCTACAATTGCAGATgcaaagataaatataaataataaagacgaaactgaaattgaaaattacgaACACCGTCTCAAGTTCTATTGGAGCTGCATGGAGGGGGATATCGCCAAATTGGCGATGAAGTACAAAAAGCCAC AATTGCAAAAATTCTCAGGCGAATTCCGAGAATGGCAACCATTTAAGGAGCTCTTCGAGGAGTATGTCCATAATAATAAGGACATAAGTGACTCCAAAAAGATGAGCTATTTGAAATCTTGTATTCAAGGAGATGCTAGATTAATGGTTAGTCACCTGATAACGGAATCAGGTGCAAATTACAACACTGCTTGGGAATTACTGGCACACAGATATGATAACGTGCGCAAACAATTTAACGAACAGCTCAAAATGGAAATGGAGAAGGCACAAACAAGTCTCTCCGATTACCAAGCTTTTGCTCAAGAAAAATTCGCAGCACTCGAGTCACAACTGGAAGCACAAGATGTGGAACATAAGCGTACACTCGATTCGTATCGCTTAGAAATTGATAACAAACTctcacaaaagcaacaacaactcgaTGAAGCCGAACAACGCGAACTCAAATTAAAAGAGCGTTTCAATTTATTGGCGATTTCCGAGCAAGAGTTGTGTGAAAAATTGACTAGCACTGAAAATGCCTACGCCGCCCGCTTCCAGGCGGCCACAGAACGAGAACATAACTTGAATGAACGAGTGCAAGCGCTGACAAAGGAACTCAATGGGCTTAGAGCTTCCAATGAGAATAGGGAACGCGAGTTGCGTGACAAGTTAAATCTGTCGCAGGATGAGATTTCGGTTTTACGATCCTCACAGCGCAGCTTTAACGAGACCCTGGATCGCAGCAGTGGCATTAGTTCGCCATCGGAACTGGCGCGTCTGCAAAGTGAAGCGGATAGTTTGCATTGTGTGTTGGAGTTAAAACAGAAGGAGATTTCCAAGTTGACTAAACATAATGAGGAGCTAATGCGTGATGCTGAGGAACGTGGCATTTTGCAGAGCAAAATATCCTTGCTTGAATCAAACAATGAGATGTTGAAGTCAGAGCTGGATATCAAGTTGGAGAAGGAGAAGGACTTTCTTCGTAAAatcaattacaaaacaaaagggcAAAAGGAATCTTGGAGAGCTACAACTGGAAGACAAGAC GGAAGAGAGTTATCTTTTACAGATGAAAGAATGGATCTGGAACCGCCTGATGAAGAGCCAAATGAAGACAAGACAATTAAAGATGCTGACGATGGGGGTATGACAATGGAAGATGCAGTACTGAATCTAAGGGCCAAGAAGAAACGGATGGGATGTCTACCAATTATACACATACAACAATTACCGAAAGGCGAATGCAGTGAAGAGGAGAATACTAAGGTACGAAAAAAGAAGCCTCACATCAAAGGTACACCGTCGTCCGATGTGAAAGATGAAAAGTCAGCAGGATACCGTTTTAACGAATTTGCAGAAATAGTGATGAACAAACTAATTCAACATAGAAAG